A window from Lytechinus pictus isolate F3 Inbred chromosome 9, Lp3.0, whole genome shotgun sequence encodes these proteins:
- the LOC129280681 gene encoding alpha-(1,3)-fucosyltransferase C-like, translating to MGLENYKFCTGLVILLSLSSIATMFTAMYHSSDLKEIRAKKNSALGIRQILSSREAARKERNPSSFGLGEASIFSDKYSPPEGDDAFRNLSIISFRYDTLSVRRGLTHSIANVEDDVLTFDTYDILKPLSNVTIEESSLVHKIQQKQRNADFNCVIRIAKYCSSRCDYLVKGKHSREWTPFRCELSEFCRFETRFIGNLTKEVMKTIDVVFFIPGFRDVRLKQVMAARPPGQFWVLCAKESPQHDPDYAPRGLTGNPFNLTMTYVRDSDIYFPYATVRKLGKPNENPPDISKKTKLIAWMASNCKPYYWKRTELAKAIQRNISVDMYGKCGTGRLAHDKAIETLEQYKLYFAFENSECRDYITEKVWKNCLSQGIVPIVYGSTREGYEKSLPRNSFISVEDFSNMSEFVDYIHALDKDDARYMKYFDWRRDGEVQFHSPSAFRGSRPELNFCYLVKKLIFVFVHPENTWQKRNPYFTSWWRRQCADHSVEKIVLGFNTHRSTEEQAIIDASMRRGDIEM from the coding sequence ATGGGACTTGAAAACTACAAGTTCTGTACTGGATTGGTGATATTACTCTCCTTATCGTCAATCGCGACGATGTTTACGGCGATGTACCATTCAAGTGACCTTAAAGAGATAAGAGCGaagaagaattctgcattgggCATCCGACAGATACTCAGCTCCAGGGAAGCAGCTCGAAAAGAAAGGAATCCTTCATCGTTTGGTTTGGGGGAAGCCTCAATATTCTCGGACAAGTATAGTCCACCTGAGGGAGATGACGCTTTTCGGAATCTCAGTATTATATCATTTAGATATGACACACTGTCTGTTCGTAGAGGTCTAACTCACAGCATTGCTAATGTAGAAGACGATGTTCTGACGTTCGATacatatgacattttaaaaccaCTATCGAATGTAACCATTGAAGAAAGCAGCTTGGTTCACAAAATCCAACAAAAACAGAGAAACGCTGACTTTAACTGTGTCATCAGGATTGCCAAGTATTGTTCCTCTCGTTGTGATTATCTAGTTAAAGGTAAACATTCGAGGGAATGGACGCCATTTAGATGTGAACTCAGTGAGTTCTGTAGGTTTGAGACTCGTTTTATAGGTAACCTCACCAAGGAGGTTATGAAGACCATCGATGTTGTCTTCTTTATACCCGGATTTCGGGATGTTCGTCTGAAGCAAGTGATGGCTGCAAGACCACCAGGACAATTCTGGGTCCTCTGCGCCAAAGAGAGCCCTCAGCATGACCCAGATTATGCTCCTCGAGGTCTAACAGGAAACCCTTTCAATCTCACCATGACGTATGTCAGGGACAGTGATATTTACTTCCCATACGCCACCGTGCGGAAGCTTGGGAAGCCAAATGAAAATCCGCCAGATATTTCAAAGAAAACCAAGCTGATAGCTTGGATGGCATCCAACTGCAAACCATATTATTGGAAACGAACTGAACTGGCGAAGGCGATACAAAGGAATATCTCAGTGGATATGTACGGCAAGTGCGGTACGGGAAGACTTGCCCATGATAAAGCCATCGAGACGCTCGAgcaatataaattatatttcgCGTTTGAAAATAGTGAATGCCGGGATTACATCACGGAGAAAGTGTGGAAGAATTGCCTTTCTCAGGGGATCGTACCCATCGTCTACGGATCAACGCGCGAAGGCTACGAGAAGTCACTCCCAAGGAATTCCTTCATCTCCGTGGAGGATTTCAGTAACATGAGCGAATTTGTAGATTACATTCACGCACTAGATAAAGACGACGCGCGTTACATGAAATATTTCGACTGGAGAAGGGATGGCGAGGTGCAGTTTCACTCTCCATCTGCGTTCAGAGGTAGTAGACCTGAACTGAATTTTTGTTACCTCGTCAAAAAACTAATATTCGTCTTTGTACATCCAGAGAACACTTGGCAGAAAAGAAATCCATATTTTACTTCTTGGTGGCGGAGGCAGTGTGCCGATCATTCTGTTGAGAAAATCGTTCTGGGATTCAATACCCATCGGTCAACAGAAGAACAGGCAATCATCGATGCATCTATGAGGCGCGGAGACATAGAAATGTAG